In Phacochoerus africanus isolate WHEZ1 chromosome 14, ROS_Pafr_v1, whole genome shotgun sequence, one genomic interval encodes:
- the TXNDC17 gene encoding thioredoxin domain-containing protein 17 — protein MARYEEVSVSGYEEFIQAVKQHNGKTIFAYFSGSKDAEGKSWCPDCVQAEPVVREGLKHTVEGCVFIYCQVGERLYWKDPNNDFRKKLKLTAVPTLLKYGTPQKLVESECLQTNLVEMLFSEE, from the exons ATGGCCCGCTACGAGGAGGTGAGCGTGTCCGGCTACGAAGAGTTCATACAGGCTGTGAAGCAGCACAATGGCAAGACCATTTTCGCCTACTTTTCCGGTTCTAAGGACGCCGAAGGGAAAAGCTGGTGCCCCGACTGCGTGCAGG ctgaaCCAGTTGTACGAGAGGGGCTGAAGCATACTGTTGAAGGATGTGTGTTCATCTACTGCCAAGTAGGAGAAAGACTTTA tTGGAAAGATCCAAATAATGACTTCAGGAAAAAGTTGAAATTAACCGCAGTGCCTACACTACTTAAATATGGAACA CCTCAAAAACTGGTAGAATCTGAGTGTCTTCAGACCAACCTCGTGGAGATGTTGTTCTCTGAAGAGTAA
- the LOC125115306 gene encoding collagen alpha-2(IV) chain, producing the protein MSGMAGQGALRGLRGGEPAAETPGRCVGPSRSGRGVRRPWGKRWGSRTTGGRGARRRARSSVRETHCVSAERLQDCRGQWGRRQAAGTAQAAGANEVAGTPGTAGSMEAARDPGTVWVNGAVGIPQVVGPVGSVWVTGSGEEEESVYRSPRGCERKGRPGSMGHESILELWLKVQAMRAASGCGEGSRVELHPVPAGEGLLERGIPGRASWVETSRGGLTGPWVKGQGRAAPGAAGIAIALGLGAGCERAAVVCGQGQPVRIPSVALPGTMEANSGIAPNLLGRGQAVGVPGAEEGIDYGVAPGSRGKGVTVGVPGAMGWPKAVEVPRSVEGELGYGGALGLWGREQSVQVPGALAQEAVCGDTPGLWRRVQAAAVPEAMGVLRAAPEETISVGAPALWWRRQAVEETGPGGLPGLWGIGQPVGVPCVIEEGARYGGDPGFKERGQALWVETGSGGDSGSWEATQTAEVSGPDEQEAGSGGAPMSIGQAMGVPRAWGTEQSVGVSQAAGLPGAVEEPTSFGGVPGLWARQQARGVPVADAVPGVVRDEMCGGNVLSLWERSQVMGEQAALVPEALGRPGSVDQEPGCGDASCLSRRRQAEGSPETVGMPEAAGVSKHRCAPAGVPTAVGAPGSGSIPARMPAAVWVSGSVCQESSSRDDMNLWGRAHPARIPVASGVPVAPEEVWPVGEDPGSEAFRGSWGRRQAVGVPGSVAPELPGLVGEETGSECIPTSWGRRQSARVPAAAEVPAVAPRVPGPLGVETGSGGFAHLPGRKKMAGVPVTTGVSTAAWAPRPAQEDAGSGGVAGLWGGRETVRRPTDAKDPTRMGMPATARVPGPMRENLGLGGISGLVGGRQTVGASMAVGLRTALGVPGPEQGETLSGGLLSLLGRRQIAEMPAAASVSLAVGVPSAPGAPGLLVGAAGSGDGSGAWGRREVFEMPTPARASGPLDGETASEGVAGLWRRRPSGAMSEAVSLGMLAAVGVPMAGRGAAAVWVTGCAGEGSNAAISGLRMPRRQSIEGPGASSGEVGGGSVLGLVGRSQMEGVSYTFGRGTRSRSCPRCEGEEPDYENVPGVSRAGTAVGVNEAEEVPLVSREETGIGWSGDLAQQGGRRQAGGGSGIRVRGNNLGETYEGEDRLRGAFQ; encoded by the coding sequence ATGAGCGGGATGGCTGGCCAGGGGGCCCTGCGGGGGCTGCGCGGGGGCGAGCCAGCCGCAGAAACGCCGGGCCGCTGCGTGGGGCCCAGCAGGTCTGGGCGTGGAGTCCGGAGGCCGTGGGGGAAGAGATGGGGTTCAAGGACCACTGGAGGCCGTGGAGCGAGGCGCCGGGCTAGGTCCTCCGTGCGGGAAACGCACTGTGTGAGTGCAGAAAGGCTGCAGGACTGCCGGGGACAGTGGGGGAGAAGACAAGCAGCGGGGACAGCCCAGGCCGCCGGGGCGAACGAGGTTGCGGGGACACCTGGCACTGCAGGCTCTATGGAGGCTGCAAGGGACCCTGGGACTGTATGGGTGAACGGGGCTGTAGGGATACCCCAGGTGGTGGGGCCTGTCGGCTCTGTGTGGGTGACTggcagtggggaggaggaagagtcgGTTTATAGGAGCCCGCGGGGCTGTGAGAGAAAAGGTCGCCCGGGATCTATGGGGCACGAGAGCATTCTGGAGCTGTGGTTGAAGGTGCAGGCCATGAGGGCAGCTTCAGGATGTGGGGAAGGAAGCAGAGTCGAACTCCATCCTGTGCCTGCAGGAGAGGGGTTGCTTGAAAGGGGGATTCCTGGCCGGGCTTCCTGGGTGGAAACCAGCCGTGGTGGTCTCACAGGACCCTGGGTGAAAGGGCAGGGTAGGGCAGCCCCCGGGGCCGCAGGAATAGCTATAGCTCTGGGCCTGGGGGCAGGCTGTGAGAGGGCTGCAGTCGTGTGTGGGCAGGGCCAGCCTGTGAGGATACCCTCTGTGGCTTTGCCTGGCACTATGGAGGCCAATTCTGGGATTGCCCCAAACCTGCTAGGGAGGGGACAAGCTGTGGGGGTGCCTGGGGCCGAAGAAGGGATAGACTATGGGGTTGCCCCAGGCTCTCGGGGAAAAGGAGTGACTGTGGGAGTGCCTGGGGCCATGGGGTGGCCCAAGGCTGTGGAGGTACCCAGGTCTGTGGAAGGAGAGCTAGGCTATGGGGGCGCTCTGGGTCTGTGGGGGAGAGAACAGTCAGTGCAGGTGCCTGGGGCTCTGGCACAGGAGGCAGTCTGCGGGGATACCCCAGGCTTATGGAGAAGGGTACAGGCCGCCGCGGTGCCCGAGGCCATGGGGGTCCTCAGGGCTGCACCGGAAGAAACTATCTCTGTGGGTGCACCAGCCCTGTGGTGGAGGAGACAAGCAGTGGAGGAGACAGGCCCTGGGGGTCTCCCTGGCCTGTGGGGCATTGGGCAGCCTGTAGGGGTACCTTGTGTTATTGAAGAGGGAGCGAGATATGGGGGTGATCCAGGATTCAAGGAAAGGGGACAGGCTCTGTGGGTAGAGACAGGCTCTGGAGGCGACTCAGGGTCATGGGAAGCTACACAGACTGCAGAGGTATCTGGTCCTGATGAGCAGGAGGCAGGTTCCGGGGGTGCTCCAATGAGCATAGGACAGGCGATGGGAGTACCTAGGGCCTGGGGAACCGAACAGTCTGTGGGGGTGTCCCAGGCTGCGGGGCTTCCGGGAGCTGTGGAAGAACCAACCAGCTTCGGTGGTGTCCCAGGCCTGTGGGCTAGACAGCAGGCTCGGGGGGTGCCTGTGGCTGATGCAGTGCCAGGGGTTGTCCGGGATGAGATGTGCGGTGGGAATGTCCTGAGTCTGTGGGAAAGGAGTCAGGTGATGGGGGAGCAAGCGGCTCTGGTGCCTGAAGCTTTAGGGAGACCTGGGTCTGTGGATCAAGAGCCCGGCTGTGGGGACGCCTCATGTCTGAGCAGGAGGAGACAGGCTGAGGGGTCACCTGAGACAGTGGGGATGCCAGAGGCAGCAGGTGTGTCCAAGCACAGGTGTGCGCCGGCAGGGGTGCCCACAGCTGTGGGTGCGCCTGGGTCTGGAAGCATACCTGCCAGGATGCCTGCTGCTGTGTGGGTGTCTGGCTCTGTGTGTCAGGAAAGCAGCTCCAGGGATGACATGAACCTGTGGGGCAGGGCTCATCCTGCCAGGATACCTGTGGCTTCAGGGGTACCTGTGGCTCCGGAGGAGGTGTGGCCTGTGGGAGAGGACCCTGGTTCTGAGGCTTTCCGAGGATCATGGGGGAGGAGACAGGCCGTGGGGGTTCCCGGTTCTGTGGCTCCTGAGTTACCTGGACTTGTGGGAGAGGAGACTGGCTCTGAGTGTATCCCAACATCTTGGGGACGGAGACAGAGTGCCAGGGTTCCTGCAGCTGCTGAGGTGCCCGCCGTGGCTCCTAGGGTGCCTGGTCCTCTAGGGGTGGAGACTGGCTCCGGGGGTTTCGCCCACCTGCCAGGAAGGAAGAAGATGGCAGGAGTACCTGTGACCACAGGGGTGTCCACAGCTGCCTGGGCGCCTAGGCCTGCACAGGAAGATGCTGGTTCTGGAGGTGTCGCAGGcctgtggggagggagagagacagtgcGGAGACCTACAGATGCCAAGGATCCCACCAGGATGGGGATGCCTGCCACTGCCAGGGTGCCTGGGCCCATGAGGGAAAATCTGGGCCTCGGGGGCATCTCAGGCTTGGTGGGAGGGAGACAGACTGTAGGAGCATCCATGGCTGTGGGCCTGCGAACAGCCCTGGGGGTGCCTGGGCCTGAGCAAGGAGAGACACTCTCTGGGGGTCTCTTGAGCTTATTGGGAAGAAGACAGATTGCTGAGATGCCGGCAGCTGCCAGCGTTTCCCTGGCGGTGGGAGTGCCCTCTGCTCCTGGGGCCCCTGGGCTGCTGGTGGGTGCTGCTGGCTCTGGGGATGGCTCAGGTGCATGGGGAAGGCGAGAGGTTTTTGAGATGCCCACTCCCGCCAGGGCTTCAGGACCTCTGGATGGGGAGACAGCCTCTGAAGGTGTCGCAGGTCTGTGGAGAAGGAGACCCAGTGGAGCCATGTCTGAGGCTGTGTCTTTGGGGATGCTTGCAGCTGTCGGTGTTCCCATGGCAGGGCGTGGGGCTGCCGCAGTGTGGGTGACTGGGTGTGCAGGAGAAGGATCGAATGCTGCCATCTCGGGCCTCAGAATGCCGAGGAGACAGTCCATAGAGGGCCCCGGGGCTTCAtcgggggaggtgggaggtggaagtgtcctggggctggtggggcGGAGCCAGATGGAGGGGGTGTCTTACACCTTTGGCCGTGGGACCAGGTCACGGAGCTGCCCAAGGTGCGAAGGGGAGGAACCAGACTATGAGAACGTGCCAGGAGTGTCCAGGGCAGGCACGGCCGTGGGGGTGAATGAAGCTGAGGAAGTGCCCCTGGTGTCAAGGGAGGAAACAGGCATTGGCTGGTCCGGGGATCTTGCCCAACAGGGTGGGAGGAGACAGGCTGGAGGAGGGTCTGGAATCAGGGTTAGGGGGAACAATTTGGGAGAAACTTATGAGGGGGAGGACAGATTGAGGGGGGCATTCCAGTAG